From the genome of Brassica oleracea var. oleracea cultivar TO1000 chromosome C4, BOL, whole genome shotgun sequence:
ATGCTTGGTATCCAAGACTTGCGTTAAGAAATGGTAACCTAAATCTCTAGATAATTTTGTCAAAAAGCTTAACAAAGAGTTGGACTTTATACGGTAAAAATAATAATTTTGACTTATAAGTCAATATACTGACTTAGTAATTGAATAGGATAAATCTTATAACCATCTCTCTAAAATTCTAACGAGGACTTTTCATCACTTGTCATAATAATAATTCCCCATCGCTAACATTCTAATGTGGAAAATGAAAAGTATGCATGCACAGTTCCGTTTCAAAATTTTCGTTCCTTTTTCATCAATATATACTACTGTTAGTTTTTTTTTATATTAAAATTTCCATTTGAGGCGGAAATAACTTAGAGCATGATTATTGAGAAGTTTTTAAGGTAGAGTTCTTAGCGGAATATAAGAACCCGTCTCTTAACTTTTAATTAAAAAAACTAAGAACCGTCTTTTAAAACTCTTGTTAAAGAGCTAATTTTTAATTTTTTTAGTTAAAAGTTAAAAAATAGATTCTTATATTCCGCTAAAAATTTTTACACAAGAACACTCCACTGATCATGTTCTTATAGCATTAATCTAAACAACAAGAAAAAAATACTAGGCATAGGCTTATACAACTGTTAGAGCACCGGTTCAACTTTTATACAAGTCTACCTTAAATAACAATTAAATAATAAACCGTAGGAAAGAAAGAAGAATAATTACCAGAAACGTTTTTGAAGAAGAGCCTATCACACAAAGAGAAAGAGACTATTACTAGCGTGTCTTTCATTCATTGCTCTTTTTTTTGTTATTATTAATTTTAATTATATAACTAAAATAATAGTATAATAATGTTACGAAACTGTTTTTTAGAACTTGTACACTAATGATGTTCTTAGTTTCTCTTACGACAATCCATTTACCATGCTGGCGCAGCGTACGAATGAGTGAACGGTCGATCTAAGAATTTAGGGTTCTTCGAGACCTGTTCTTGGATCGATCAAGAGTTTCTTTCGATGGCTTCTTGAGACCAACTTCCTGTTTGATGAATTGAATCAAATCGAACAAGGGATAAAAGCAAAGCTCTTCTTATAAAAATCAAAACGTCCCTAAAACAAAGAGATCAAAAGTGCTTATATAGCCCTTCCTTTAGACAAACCCTAAAAGGAAAAGGTTAACATAAACTTATTCTTAAAAGGAAAACGAAAATAAAAGGAAAGCTATGAAAAACCGAAACATAACATAATGTTTGAATGTCTTCAAGTTGGCGCCAAAGATGTAGATGATGCTGCATCAGGTCTCCCTGGGTGAGAAGGATTCGACCCCGAATCTGGATCATTGGCGCTGGAAACAAAACGAGTAAGATACTTGACGTTAAAGACATCAGAAGTGTTTATATCATCGGGCAGGCGAAGGCGATATGCATTATCATTAATGCGTTCTAACACTTCAAGAGGGCCAATCTTTTTGGCTTTGAGCTTATTGTAAGCATGAGCCGGCATGCGGTCGCGAGTGAGATAAGCCCAAACAAAGTCCCCGACGTCAAACACTAAACGCCGACGGTGAGTATCAGCGGCTTGCTTGTACTTAGAAGAAGAAGACGCGAGATTGGTGATTGCCTGAGCATGGATATCAACAAGAGCGTCCACAAACGTGGTAGCATCACCATGGAGTCTCGTGCGATCTGGAAGAGTAGAAAGCCCCAACGGTCCACGGGGAATAATACCATAAACAACCTTGAAAGGACAAAAACCCAAGCTACGGTTTAAAGCGTGATTATGCGCAAACTCGGCCTGAGGTAACTTGGAATCCCACGTACGGATTGCATCACCCACCAGACAACGTAACAAGTTCCCCAACGATCTGTTGACGACCTCTGTTTGACCATCCGTCTGAGGATGATAAGCTGAACTCATATCAAGAGAGGTTCCAAGTTGTTTCCACAAAGAACGCCAAAAATGCCCAAGAAACCTTGAATCTCGATCAGAAACAATGGATATTGGTAACCCATGGAGACAATATATCTCCCGGAAGAACAAAGTGGCTACTTGTAAAGCATCGGTAGTCTTCTTGCACGGCAAGAAATGCACCATTTTCGAAAATCGATCAACGACCACAAAAATAGAATCAAACCCACGCTGAGTACGCGGAAGGCCGAGGACGAAATCCATGCTAATGTCTGTCCATGGCTGAGTAGGAATAGGCAATGGCATGTATAGACCAGCATTGCTTGCTTGTCCTTTAGACGTTTGGCAAACCGTACATCGCTCCACGAAGCGCTCCACATCCCGTCGCATGTGTGGCCAAAAGTATGATGTCGAGACCAAGTGCAGTGTTCTATCTCGCCCGATGTGACCCTCACGGTGAAGTTCAGTGATAAGTTGAAGACGCAAGCTTGACTCGGGAATGCATAGGCGCGTGCCTAGAAAAAGAAAACCCTCATGTAATGTATACTCTGAAGACGAACCGTTTGTTGCCGCAAGAAAGATAGGGCCAAAGAACGGGTCTGTAGGGTATAAGTCTGCAAACGTGCTGAAGCCGGTGACTGATGTATGGAGAATGGCTAGGACGGAATGTCTGCGACTCAATGCATCTGCCACACGATTTGCTGTTCCAGAAGTATGTTTGATGACAAATGTGAATTGTTGAAGATAAGCAATCCACGAGGCATGACGGGCAGAGACCTTTCCTTGAGTGCTCAAGTGCTTTAAAGCATCATGGTCCGTATAAAGGACAAAGTCTTTATGAAACAAATAATGTCTCCAATGCTTAATGGCTTGAACAATAGCATAAAACTCTACATCGTAAGTGCTGTACCGTGATCGTGCTCCAGCGAGTTTCTTGCTAAAGAAGGCAATGGGGCGTCCTTTTTGACTCAAGACTGCACCTATCCCGGCTTTGGACGCGTCACAATGTAGCTCGAAGAGCAATGTGAAGTCCGGCAAGGCGAGAACAGGAGCTGAACAGAGTTTTTCTTTAATTATCTCGAACGCTGAGGCTGCTTCTGTAGTCCAAGTGAGGCGACCATCACGCATTGTGTCCGTTATAGGGGCCATGAGGCTGCTAAACTGTGACACGAAACGACGGTAGAACGATGCCAAACCATGAAAACTACGTACGTCCGTAACCGTCTGTGGTATAGGCCAGGACTTGATGGCTGAAATCTTACCAGGGTCGACAGCAAGACCTTTGTCTGAAACAATGTAACCAAGGAACTGTACTTCTGAAGCGCCGAACTCACACTTTTTTAAAGTTGCAAAGAATTTATCACGGCGTAAAACAAGAAGAACGGCAGCGAGGTGTTGAATGTGGTCTGATACTGATGAACTGAATATGAGGATATCATCAAAGTAGACTACCACGAACTTGCCTATAAACGGGCGTAACGCCTGATTCATTACTCGCATAAACGTGCTAGGCGCGTTAGAAAGACCGAATGGCATAACAAGCCACTCAAATAGTCCTTCACGAGTCTTGAAGGCTGTTTTCCACTCATCTCCTGGATTAATACGGATTTGATGATAGCCGCTCTTAAGATCCAATTTAGAAAATATGGTAGCTATACCGATTTGATCCAACAAGCCGTCTAGACGCGGAATCGGAAATCTATAACGAATGGTTATCTTGTTGATTGCTCGACTATCTACACACATACGCCAGGAGCCATCTTTTTTTGGAATCAAAAGTGCTGGTACTGCACAAGGGCTCAAGCTTTCACGCAAAAATCCCTTAGAAACGAGTTCCTCTACTTGGCGTCGAAGTTCTTCGTACTCTGTGGGGCTCATACGATAATGTGAGCGGTTTGGTAAAGCTGCATCAGGCATAAAGTCAATGCGATGTTGTATGTCTCGAAGAGGAGGCAAACCGTCTGGTAAGTCTTCGGGAAACACGTCAGAGAATTCTTGGATCAATTGTTTATAAGCTTGCGGAACCTCAATGAATCGATCGGTCCGTGAAACTTTAGTCAAAAGAATGAGAACCATTCCTTCTTTGCGCATGGTGTCCTCGAAGGGTCTGTGCTGAAGGAGTAAGACGGTACTAGACGGCGGCTTCTGTGGAGCCGGAGGTGGCTGTAACATCGGAGGGGACGGTTTCAAAACGAGTTTATGGTTATCGAAGGTGAAGCTGTAAGTGTTGAGGAAGCCGTCGTGAGTAATTCTTCTATCAAACTCCCAAGGTCTGCCAAGGAGTAAGTGTGCGGCATCCATAGGGACGACGTCACAGTAAACCTGATCCTTGTATATATTACCTACTAAAAAAGTGACCAATGCTCTGCGAGTGACAAAGAGATCGTGAGTCTGTTGTAGCCAGGCGAGTTTATAGGGCGTGGGATGTGGTTCGTCTTTAATATCGAGCTTGGATACTACCTCCGCTGCTATAACGTTCTCACAGCTACCAGAATCTATTACAAACGAACAAACACGCCCATTGATTGTGCACCGTGACTGGAAGAGTCTATTTCGTTGTGGGTATTGGTCGTCGGCTTTAGGGGCAAGACACGATCGTCGGACGACAAGGAGATGTCCTGTATCGGGGTATACTGCTTCAACGTCGTCGGGTTCGTCGTCAAAAATTGGTTCTTGATCGTCGTTTATTTCTTCCAAGAGCAGCCCACGACGCTGACGTGTTGGACATGCTGATTGACGATGGCCAAGTTCTCCACACGTGAAACACCGTAGCCCTCCAGGTCGTGCCTGTTGTGCCGCGTTTGCTGGGACAAATGCTGTCTCTGCTTTATTGACGGTGGCATCAGGTGGGGTTAAGGTTACTGGTGTTGTTGTAGGACGGTTCTGTCTGGTGGAACCCCAAGGTTGGGAACCCATACGCGATTGGTTCTCTATTGTTATAGTTTGTTGATGTGCTTCGGAAAGGGACTGTGGCTGAAAAAGATTCAAGGTGAATTGAATCTGCTGACGTAGTCCTCCTATAAATCGCATGACAAGTTGCTTTTCGGAATCTCGTACTTCCACACGGTTGATCATCTTAAAGAACTCTGTTGCATATTCATCCACAGTTCGACTCACTTGTCGAAGGCTCTGCAGTTTCTGGAACATTAGTTGATCGTAGTTGTAAGGTAAAATTTTTTTTTGCATCTCTTTTTTGAGTTTAGCCCAAGTAGAGATCTTTGATTTCCCTAAACGACTGCGAGTTGTTTTGGTTTGAGACCACCAGGCAGCTGCACGATCGTGAAACCGTATTGCGATAAAGGGGACGCAACGATCCAATGGTATTTCTTTGAACTCAAGAATCTCTTCTACGGTGACAAACCAATCCATTAATTCTTCTGGTATGGATGAACCCTTGAATTCTGGAATCTCAATTTTGAAACTAGATTTCCACGAGTTGTTGGTTGTGTCATCATCGGAGTCGGAGTCGTTTTTGTTGTTGCGGTTTTGTTGAGTTCGTTGGAGAGGAGCGAACAGATTTTCATCGTCGTCATCTTCCTCCTCTGAGTCGACCTGGTTATGCGGTCGTGTGTCGCGTCTGTTGCGAAGGGCTGGGGCGGTATTCTGCGTATTTAACGCCGCTACCGCAGCAACAAGTGCTGTGACTTGAGCCTGAAGCGCATTAACTGATTGTTGAGTAGCTGGGATATCATCGTCTTCAACGTATTGCTGAGTACGAGTTTTTCGGACCATCGTAGTGGTTGAGAAAGTTTCGGATCGTAGCAAAGCTCTGATACCAACCTTGCGCAGCGTACGAATGGGTGAACGGTCGATCTAAGAATTTAGGGTTCTTCGAGACCTGTTCTTGGATCGATCAAGAGTTTCTTTCGATGGCTTCTTGAGACCAACTTCCTGTTTGATGAATTGAATCAAATCGAACAAGGGATAAAAGCAAAGCTCTTCTTATAAAAATCAAAACGTCCCTAAAACAAAGAGATCAAAAGTGCTTATATAGCCCTTCCTTTAGACAAACCCTAAAAGGAAAAGGTTAACATAAACGCATTCTTAAAAGGAAAACGAAAATAAAAGGAAAGCTATGAAAAACCGAAACATAACATGATGTTTGAATGTCTTCAAGTTGGCGCCAAAGATGTAGATGATGCTGCATCACATGCTAACGTGGACAACAATACTATCGAGACTATATATATATATATATAAATAAATAGTTGACAGGAAAATAGACTATACGAATATAAAAGAAAAAGCAAATAACTCAGTTGTTGTTCTCGTGATCTCATTGCTTAAAGCATGCATATGCATGTAGGTAGAGTTAACGGTCGTATAAAAAACATTATATTCATTCAAAAAAACGTACTATTATATTGTATTTAACTGTGTTTATATATTATTAAAAAAAATTAACAAATAACTCGTGTGATTGTTGTTCTCATTGGAATGCGTGCAGGGTAGGTAAACTTAAATAGATAACCTGAAAACAAAAGGTTGCTCGGAGCATATTCACGTCAAGTTCTTTATTCCAAAATAGGCCGCTGGCTAGGCCTGAGACTTTTATCTGAGATCCGGATTCAATTCGAAATTTGATCCGGATCCGATTCGAAAATCCGGATATCCGGAAGGGCCGAATCCGGATATCCGGATAATAAAATGTTGGATCCGTCAAAGCTGGATCCGGATCCGGATATCTTGAT
Proteins encoded in this window:
- the LOC106338518 gene encoding uncharacterized protein LOC106338518 — translated: MVRKTRTQQYVEDDDIPATQQSVNALQAQVTALVAAVAALNTQNTAPALRNRRDTRPHNQVDSEEEDDDDENLFAPLQRTQQNRNNKNDSDSDDDTTNNSWKSSFKIEIPEFKGSSIPEELMDWFVTVEEILEFKEIPLDRCVPFIAIRFHDRAAAWWSQTKTTRSRLGKSKISTWAKLKKEMQKKILPYNYDQLMFQKLQSLRQVSRTVDEYATEFFKMINRVEVRDSEKQLVMRFIGGLRQQIQFTLNLFQPQSLSEAHQQTITIENQSRMGSQPWGSTRQNRPTTTPVTLTPPDATVNKAETAFVPANAAQQARPGGLRCFTCGELGHRQSACPTRQRRGLLLEEINDDQEPIFDDEPDDVEAVYPDTGHLLVVRRSCLAPKADDQYPQRNRLFQSRCTINGRVCSFVIDSGSCENVIAAEVVSKLDIKDEPHPTPYKLAWLQQTHDLFVTRRALVTFLVGNIYKDQVYCDVVPMDAAHLLLGRPWEFDRRITHDGFLNTYSFTFDNHKLVLKPSPPMLQPPPAPQKPPSSTFHGPIDSLRFRKLINN